Proteins from a genomic interval of Sugiyamaella lignohabitans strain CBS 10342 chromosome C, complete sequence:
- the BIM1 gene encoding microtubule-binding protein BIM1: protein MAESRQELVNWVNDLLLLDITKVEQCGTGAVYCQILDSIFLDVPMSKVRYDVNTEYQYLNNFKVLQNTFLKHKIDRSVPVERLVKCRFQDNLEFLQWVRKFWDGNYPGHEYDPLARRKAGPLPTSAVNRVVPGTNATSAGGGSRTSSAAGARTASNPTSIRAGSSTVSSRNVSGSSTASARRPASVQRNTTPGLAGQDAAVRSIRPLKEKISELEAEHEQLVNTVDILETERNFYYDKLFNIELLIQQAVDDLDKTKTETNGTTTETDEDGQPIDSTTETSEKSSVEDTYATLVREIQAILYKTTEGFEIPTQEYETEETF, encoded by the coding sequence ATGGCGGAATCTCGACAGGAATTAGTCAACTGGGTCAACGacctgctactgctggaTATCACTAAGGTCGAGCAATGCGGAACCGGGGCTGTTTATTGTCAAATTTTGGATTCCATCTTCTTAGATGTACCCATGTCCAAAGTACGATATGACGTGAACACTGAATACCAGTACTTGAATAACTTCAAGGTGCTACAGAACACATTTTTGAAACACAAAATCGACCGGTCGGTACCAGTGGAACGTCTTGTGAAATGCCGGTTCCAAGACAACCTGGAATTTTTACAATGGGTTCGCAAGTTTTGGGACGGCAATTACCCAGGTCATGAATATGATCCATTAGCAAGACGAAAAGCAGGTCCCCTTCCTACCTCGGCTGTGAATAGGGTTGTTCCTGGAACCAATGCCACCAGTGCTGGAGGTGGAAGTCGTACCTCGTCGGCTGCCGGAGCCAGAACAGCTAGTAATCCCACCAGTATACGGGCAGGATCCAGTACAGTGTCCTCACGCAATGTTTCCGGGTCATCTACGGCCTCAGCACGAAGGCCAGCGTCAGTTCAACGAAACACCACCCCGGGTCTGGCAGGCCAAGACGCCGCGGTGAGATCAATTCGACCATTGAAAGAGAAGATATCCGAATTAGAAGCCGAGCACGAGCAACTAGTCAACACAGTCGACATTCTCGAGACAGAGAGGAACTTTTATTATGACAAATTGTTCAACATTGAGCTGTTAATACAACAAGCAGTGGACGACCTCGACAAGACCAAGACCGAGACCAACGGAACCACTACAGAAACCGACGAAGACGGCCAGCCAATTGACTCGACCACCGAAACCAGCGAAAAGTCGTCTGTCGAAGACACATACGCGACACTGGTGCGGGAAATCCAGGCCATCCTCTACAAAACCACCGAGGGCTTCGAGATCCCGACCCAGGAGTACGAGACCGAAGAGACGTTCTAG
- the YTA12 gene encoding m-AAA protease subunit YTA12 (Mitochondrial inner membrane m-AAA protease component; mediates degradation of misfolded or unassembled proteins; also required for correct assembly of mitochondrial enzyme complexes; GO_component: GO:0005737 - cytoplasm [Evidence IDA] [PMID 11914276]; GO_component: GO:0016021 - integral component of membrane [Evidence IEA,IEA]; GO_component: GO:0005745 - m-AAA complex [Evidence IDA] [PMID 8681382]; GO_component: GO:0016020 - membrane [Evidence IEA,IEA]; GO_component: GO:0097002 - mitochondrial inner boundary membrane [Evidence IDA] [PMID 19019989]; GO_component: GO:0005743 - mitochondrial inner membrane [Evidence IDA] [PMID 7929327]; GO_component: GO:0031966 - mitochondrial membrane [Evidence IEA]; GO_component: GO:0005739 - mitochondrion [Evidence IEA]; GO_component: GO:0005739 - mitochondrion [Evidence IDA] [PMID 11914276]; GO_component: GO:0005739 - mitochondrion [Evidence IDA] [PMID 14576278]; GO_component: GO:0005739 - mitochondrion [Evidence IDA] [PMID 16823961]; GO_function: GO:0005524 - ATP binding [Evidence IEA,IEA]; GO_function: GO:0005524 - ATP binding [Evidence IDA] [PMID 19748354]; GO_function: GO:0016887 - ATPase activity [Evidence IDA,IMP] [PMID 19748354]; GO_function: GO:0016887 - ATPase activity [Evidence ISS] [PMID 7929327]; GO_function: GO:0016787 - hydrolase activity [Evidence IEA]; GO_function: GO:0046872 - metal ion binding [Evidence IEA]; GO_function: GO:0004222 - metalloendopeptidase activity [Evidence IEA]; GO_function: GO:0008237 - metallopeptidase activity [Evidence IEA]; GO_function: GO:0008237 - metallopeptidase activity [Evidence IMP] [PMID 8681382]; GO_function: GO:0017111 - nucleoside-triphosphatase activity [Evidence IEA]; GO_function: GO:0000166 - nucleotide binding [Evidence IEA,IEA]; GO_function: GO:0008233 - peptidase activity [Evidence IEA]; GO_function: GO:0005515 - protein binding [Evidence IPI] [PMID 19748354]; GO_function: GO:0008270 - zinc ion binding [Evidence IEA]; GO_process: GO:0006461 - protein complex assembly [Evidence IMP] [PMID 8681382]; GO_process: GO:0045041 - protein import into mitochondrial intermembrane space [Evidence TAS] [PMID 12417197]; GO_process: GO:0006508 - proteolysis [Evidence IEA,IEA]; GO_process: GO:0006508 - proteolysis [Evidence IMP] [PMID 8681382]; GO_process: GO:0006465 - signal peptide processing [Evidence IMP] [PMID 12417197]), translated as MPKRSSWTAGTRSFNSLLQRSPAVTSSGWKEVSGPVVLSRGFKISMPNFVLPGGGKDRKTLKQRRQRLIEEAKKRRRAAGEEEAAAASRQEQEQENEQNHEESNEDGNRNKDQDPNSTKSSKSSKDGKKTSTPGDIPPGFDFNSKNFRVVEFKFTMNQILFGVFAGVMVFSLLSSDEQFRELTWQDFKTQYLDKRLVQKLTVVNNSVVRVVTTNLVANGQHEVLYFTIGSVESFERHLEEAQNALKIPAHERVPVTYTEEGSMLSSFAGFIPTFLLLGFLLWMNRRAMGGAKAGGVGGPGGGIFGMGQSRAHLYNSMTDVKVKFEDVAGMDEAKEEILEFVKFLKDPKKYEALGAKIPRGAILSGAPGTGKTLIAKATAGEAGVPFFSVSGSEFIEMFTGVGASRVRDLFKKAKEASPSIIFIDEIDAIGKSRGKANMRGGNDEREATLNQLLVEMDGFDSNEHVVVLAGTNRVDVLDKALLRPGRFDRHINIDVPSLDGRKAIFEVHLQKIRYDKTITQLSGKLAAMTPGFAGADIANCCNEAALVAARKGASLVEMKHFEQAIDRVIAGLERKSRVLRPDKRKIVAYHEAGHAICGWFLKYADPLVKVSIIPHGSAALGYAQYLPPDAYITTEQQFQDRMAMALGGRVSEEIHFDSVTVGASDDFKRVTEMASAMVTQYGMSSAVGQVSLSRQQGAVQKPYSETTGTLIDNEIRRIIENAHNRCKQLLEEKKVEVGLVAEELLSKEVLGRQDMIRLLGPRPFPERNDAFDKYLADDFPAPDTAKNPKSSPSSSSPEAGLSA; from the coding sequence ATGCCCAAGAGGAGTTCGTGGACTGCCGGGACGAGAAGTTTCAACAGTCTTTTACAGCGGTCTCCGGCAGTGACAAGCAGTGGCTGGAAAGAGGTTTCTGGTCCGGTTGTTTTAAGCCGAGGATTCAAGATCTCGATGCCGAATTTTGTTTTGCCAGGAGGCGGAAAAGACAGAAAAACCTTGAAACAAAGACGTCAACGGCTAATAGAAGAAGCCAAAAAGAGGCGAAGGGCCGCTggcgaagaagaggctgctgccgccaGTCGTCAAGAACAGgagcaagaaaatgaacaaaATCACGAAGAAAGTAATGAAGATGGTAATAGAAATAAGGATCAGGATCCCAACTCGACGAAATCATCGAAATCTTCAAAGGATGGCAAGAAAACGTCGACTCCCGGCGATATACCTCCAGGATTCGATTTCAATTCTAAAAACTTTCGAGTGGTGGAATTCAAGTTTACTATGAATCAGATCCTGTTTGGTGTGTTTGCAGGTGTCATGGTATTTTCGTTGCTGTCGTCAGATGAACAATTCAGAGAGCTGACTTGGCAAGATTTCAAGACCCAGTACCTGGATAAGAGACTTGTTCAGAAACTGACGGTGGTCAATAACAGTGTGGTTCGTGTGGTGACGACTAATTTAGTTGCTAATGGACAACACGAGGTTCTTTATTTCACAATTGGATCAGTAGAATCGTTTGAACGCCACCTCGAGGAAGCACAAAACGCACTTAAAATCCCTGCTCATGAACGAGTTCCTGTTACATATACCGAGGAAGGAAGTATGCTGTCGTCTTTTGCCGGCTTCATTCCTACTTTCTTGTTATTAGGATTTCTATTATGGATGAATAGACGTGCTATGGGAGGAGCTAaagctggtggtgttggtggacCCGGGGGTGGTATATTCGGCATGGGCCAGAGTAGAGCCCATTTATACAACTCCATGACAGATGTCAAGGTCAAGTTTGAAGATGTGGCTGGAATGGACGAGGCTAAAGAGGAGATTCTGGAATTTGTCAAGTTTTTGAAGGATCCTAAGAAATATGAAGCTTTAGGTGCTAAGATTCCTCGTGGAGCTATTCTTTCTGGAGCTCCCGGTACCGGTAAAACTCTGATTGCCAAAGCTACAGCTGGAGAAGCAGGAGTTCCCTTTTTCTCTGTTAGTGGTAGTGAGTTCATTGAAATGTTTACTGGTGTCGGTGCTAGTAGAGTGCGTGATCTGTTTAAGAAAGCCAAGGAGGCATCTCCTAGTATCATCTTTATTGACGAGATCGATGCTATTGGAAAGTCTCGTGGTAAAGCCAACATGAGAGGAGGTAATGATGAGAGAGAAGCTACTCTTAATCAATTGTTGGTTGAGATGGATGGATTCGACTCGAATGAGCATGTGGTTGTATTAGCAGGTACAAATCGTGTTGATGTTCTTGACAAGGCTCTGTTAAGACCAGGACGATTCGACCGTCATATCAATATTGATGTGCCTAGTTTGGATGGCCGAAAAGCTATTTTCGAAGTACATCTTCAAAAGATTCGCTATGACAAGACCATTACCCAGTTGTCTGGAAAACTGGCAGCCATGACGCCAGggtttgctggtgctgatattgcCAACTGTTGTAATGAAGCAGCTCTTGTAGCAGCACGTAAGGGAGCTTCGTTGGTGGAAATGAAGCATTTCGAGCAAGCTATTGACCGAGTGATTGCTGGTTTGGAGCGGAAATCGCGAGTTTTGCGACCTGACAAGCGTAAGATTGTCGCATACCACGAAGCCGGTCATGCTATTTGCGGATGGTTTTTGAAGTATGCCGACCCTCTTGTCAAAGTATCGATCATTCCTCACGGATCTGCTGCCCTTGGATATGCCCAGTACCTTCCACCCGATGCTTATATCACGACGGAGCAGCAATTCCAGGACCGAATGGCCATGGCTTTAGGAGGCCGAGTGTCTGAAGAGATTCATTTTGACTCTGTCACAGTTGGAGCTAGCGACGATTTCAAGCGAGTCACGGAAATGGCCAGTGCCATGGTGACACAATACGGAATGTCGAGCGCTGTTGGTCAAGTGTCACTGAGCCGTCAACAGGGTGCTGTTCAGAAACCGTACTCGGAGACGACTGGCACACTCATTGACAACGAGATCCGACGCATCATTGAGAACGCTCATAACAGATGTAAACAGCTGttggaggagaagaaagTGGAAGTAGGACTCGTTGCCGAAGAGCTGTTATCAAAAGAAGTGCTCGGCAGACAAGACATGATCCGCCTGTTGGGACCACGACCGTTCCCCGAACGCAACGACGCCTTCGACAAGTACCTCGCCGACGACTTCCCAGCACCCGACACCGCTAAGAACCCCAAATCCTCGccctcgtcgtcgtcgccCGAAGCGGGGCTTTCTGCATAG
- the NRG1 gene encoding putative zinc finger protein (similar to hypothetical protein; allele of CaO19.13270), producing MAYVQQKAIQHAPHHHHNHHHEDAKYLSSSMPTSLGLNGYQPRHQRQNSNSAANGSSASSSSTGVPSGISPSPTSSPSPTIPSQQPPSQQQSSAANAALPSVPYYKLAVHNSSSQQIPNSPQSNPHQSGLGAAGSPQNFPTLSRKFVARRISEGETGRLKEELKCQACGKGYKHVSSLAKHLWEHTPEWNVTSKLLISKHQQVQLLEAASILVSMNEEDEEEEDQGHVPTFDFSRGSYLGKSTNSYFTHPSPPPGSNGSGSKVAAANGFANGFANGINGVNGVNGVNSVNGVTGVNGATNGYYTSSGTALTPPPTSGSNSSSGTPTLEPTSSSNAVPGAESNGANYNSDSSPSPSASGNNNAAVPVPSIPISSSTRAISKHTSTAAASSLHYARRSSIVSAAYPPSSARRGSIPNVSFTPSSPGVPSSLTQRASAASLSKSPIVTDSLFNSDYSHSHKLNDEYEMLATPYRSRRLSHMRRSRGDIFNDNPSPPEDHDDDKAHSHSNGDESNSGVFGDMDD from the coding sequence ATGGCATATGTCCAGCAAAAGGCTATCCAACATGCCcctcaccaccatcatAATCACCACCATGAAGATGCAAAGTATCTGTCTTCTTCCATGCCAACGTCTTTAGGTTTGAATGGATATCAACCCAGACATCAAAGACAGAACTCCAACTCGGCGGCCAACGGAAGTTCCGCCTCAAGTTCATCCACAGGTGTGCCATCGGGAATCTCGCCATCTCCCACATCAAGTCCAAGTCCTACCATTCCTTCACAACAACCTCCCAGCCAACAGCagtcttctgctgctaatgctgcACTTCCCAGTGTTCCTTACTACAAATTAGCAGTTCATAATTCATCTTCGCAACAGATCCCCAACTCTCCACAATCCAATCCTCATCAGTCCGGTTTAGGTGCTGCGGGATCTCCACAGAACTTCCCCACTCTCTCGAGGAAATTTGTCGCTAGACGTATTTCCGAGGGAGAAACCGGTCGTCTCAAGGAAGAACTCAAATGTCAAGCCTGTGGAAAGGGATATAAACATGTCTCTTCCCTTGCTAAGCATTTATGGGAACACACTCCTGAATGGAATGTTACCTCAAAACTGCTCATTTCCAAGCACCAACAAGTACAGCTTTTAGAAGCCGCTTCGATTCTGGTGTCTAtgaatgaagaagacgaagaggaagaagatcaagGCCATGTTCCTACTTTTGACTTCTCCAGAGGCTCGTACTTGGGTAAATCCACCAACAGCTACTTTACCCATCCAAGCCCACCCCCTGGATCCAATGGTTCCGGTTCAaaggttgctgctgccaacgGTTTTGCTAATGGTTTTGCCAATGGCATCAACGGAGTCAACGGAGTCAACGGTGTGAACAGTGTCAACGGAGTCACTGGAGTCAACGGAGCTACTAACGGATACTACACCTCCTCCGGAACTGCTTTGACTCCTCCACCAACAAGTGGATCCAACAGTTCGAGCGGTACCCCTACTTTGGAacccaccagcagctcgaaTGCCGTACCAGGAGCCGAATCCAATGGAGCTAACTACAATTCCGACTCTTCACCCTCTCCATCTGCCTCTGGCAACAACAACGCTGCAGTCCCTGTTCCTAGTATACCCATTTCTTCCTCAACCCGTGCTATTTCCAAACACACTTCGACAGCCGCTGCTTCCTCACTTCACTATGCGAGAAGATCCTCTATTGTATCGGCAGCTTACCCACCTTCTTCAGCTCGAAGAGGATCCATCCCGAACGTCTCGTTCACTCCTTCGTCACCGGGAGTTCCCTCTTCCCTTACTCAACGAGCATCTGCCGCCAGTCTGTCGAAATCCCCCATTGTGACCGACTCGCTCTTCAACAGCGATTACAGCCACTCTCACAAACTCAACGACGAGTACGAGATGCTCGCGACCCCCTACCGCTCGAGACGCCTGTCTCACATGAGAAGATCTCGCGGCGACATATTTAATGACAACCCGTCTCCTCCAGAAGACCACGACGACGATAAGGCCCACAGTCACTCCAACGGCGACGAGTCGAACTCTGGTGTATTTGGCGACATGGACGATTAA
- the PET9 gene encoding ADP/ATP carrier protein PET9 (Major ADP/ATP carrier of the mitochondrial inner membrane; exchanges cytosolic ADP for mitochondrially synthesized ATP; also imports heme and ATP; phosphorylated; required for viability in many lab strains that carry a sal1 mutation; PET9 has a paralog, AAC3, that arose from the whole genome duplication; GO_component: GO:0016021 - integral component of membrane [Evidence IEA]; GO_component: GO:0016021 - integral component of membrane [Evidence ISM] [PMID 12192589]; GO_component: GO:0016020 - membrane [Evidence IEA]; GO_component: GO:0005743 - mitochondrial inner membrane [Evidence IEA,IEA,IEA]; GO_component: GO:0005743 - mitochondrial inner membrane [Evidence IDA] [PMID 795470]; GO_component: GO:0005739 - mitochondrion [Evidence IEA]; GO_component: GO:0005739 - mitochondrion [Evidence IDA] [PMID 16823961]; GO_component: GO:0005739 - mitochondrion [Evidence IPI] [PMID 16962558]; GO_function: GO:0005471 - ATP:ADP antiporter activity [Evidence IDA] [PMID 8476415]; GO_function: GO:0005215 - transporter activity [Evidence IEA]; GO_process: GO:0015866 - ADP transport [Evidence IDA] [PMID 8476415]; GO_process: GO:0015867 - ATP transport [Evidence IDA] [PMID 8476415]; GO_process: GO:0009060 - aerobic respiration [Evidence IMP] [PMID 2167309]; GO_process: GO:0009061 - anaerobic respiration [Evidence IGI] [PMID 1915842]; GO_process: GO:0006915 - apoptotic process [Evidence IMP] [PMID 17822411]; GO_process: GO:0015886 - heme transport [Evidence IMP,IPI] [PMID 18728780]; GO_process: GO:0006839 - mitochondrial transport [Evidence IMP] [PMID 2167309]; GO_process: GO:0055085 - transmembrane transport [Evidence IEA]; GO_process: GO:0055085 - transmembrane transport [Evidence IDA] [PMID 8476415]; GO_process: GO:0006810 - transport [Evidence IEA,IEA]), producing MGGVSAAVAKTAAAPIERVKLLIQNQDEMIKQGRLARKYDGIADAFRRTAAEEGIVSFWRGNTANVIRYFPTQALNFAFKDKFKALFGFKKSEGYWPWFAGNLASGGLAGATSLLFVYSLDYARTRLANDAKAAKGGGDREFNGLVDVYRKTLKSDGIAGLYRGFGPSVVGIIVYRGLYFGLYDSLKPVVLVGSLEGNFLASFLLGWTVTTGASTASYPLDTVRRRMMMTSGQAVKYKSSFDAFTKIVAAEGVTSLFKGCGANILRGVAGAGVISMYDQLQMILFGKKFK from the coding sequence ATGGGAGGTGTGTCCGCCGCCGTCGCTAAGACCGCCGCTGCCCCCATCGAGCGTGTTAAGCTTCTTATCCAAAACCAAGATGAGATGATCAAGCAAGGTCGTCTTGCCAGAAAGTACGATGGTATTGCCGATGCTTTCCGTcgtactgctgctgaggaAGGTATTGTCTCTTTCTGGAGAGGTAACACTGCTAACGTTATCCGTTACTTCCCCACCCAAGCCCTTAACTTTGCCTTCAAGGATAAGTTCAAGGCTCTCTTCGGTTTCAAGAAGTCCGAGGGTTACTGGCCTTGGTTCGCCGGTAACTTGGCTTCTGGTGGTCTTGCCGGTGCcacttctcttctcttcgTCTACTCTCTTGATTACGCCCGTACTCGTCTTGCCAACGATGCCAAGGCTGCCAAGGGTGGCGGTGACCGTGAGTTCAACGGTTTGGTCGATGTTTACAGAAAGACTCTCAAGTCTGACGGTATTGCCGGTCTCTACCGTGGTTTCGGTCCCTCTGTTGTCGGTATCATTGTCTACCGTGGTCTTTACTTCGGTCTTTACGATTCTCTTAAGCCTGTTGTTCTTGTCGGTTCTCTTGAGGGTAACTTCTTGGCCTCTTTCTTGCTTGGTTGGACCGTCACCACTGGTGCCTCTACTGCTTCTTATCCTTTGGATACCGTCCGTCGTCGTATGATGATGACCTCTGGTCAAGCCGTTAAGTACAAGTCCTCTTTCGACGCTTTCACCAAGATTGTCGCCGCTGAGGGTGTTACTTCTCTCTTCAAGGGATGCGGTGCCAACATTCTCCGTGGTGTTGccggtgctggtgttatCTCCATGTACGATCAATTGCAAATGATCCTCTTCGGTAAGAAGTTCAAATAA